In a single window of the Xylanimonas protaetiae genome:
- the mutM gene encoding bifunctional DNA-formamidopyrimidine glycosylase/DNA-(apurinic or apyrimidinic site) lyase → MPELPEVETVRDGLARHVVGARVREVEVLRDYSVRRHDGGPEAFASAMEGATLAASARRGKYLWLPLTPPSPVAAPVETTRQRAAGAAATRPTAGTALLAHLGMSGQLLVRDGRDPWVHPHLRVRLHLEDAPTGATALDFVDQRTFGHLSVADLVPTPDGAPGGLGTDEPAVPGPVAHIARDLLDPVVAPGTPGRAALVAAIRRRRTVVKRALLDQTLVSGVGNIYADEALWRARLHYARATDALRPTDVARVLDAAEEVMREALAVGGTSFDALYVNVNGESGYFARGLAAYGREGEPCPRCGTPIRREAFMNRSSHFCPRCQRRR, encoded by the coding sequence GTGCCTGAGCTCCCCGAGGTCGAGACCGTCCGTGACGGCCTCGCCCGCCACGTCGTGGGCGCCCGCGTGCGCGAGGTCGAGGTGCTGCGCGACTACTCCGTGCGCCGGCACGACGGCGGCCCGGAGGCCTTCGCGTCCGCGATGGAGGGGGCGACGCTGGCCGCGTCGGCCCGCCGCGGCAAGTACCTCTGGCTGCCGCTGACCCCGCCGTCCCCGGTGGCCGCGCCCGTCGAGACCACCCGGCAGCGTGCGGCCGGGGCGGCCGCGACGCGCCCGACCGCCGGAACGGCGCTCCTCGCGCACCTCGGCATGTCCGGCCAGCTCCTCGTCCGCGACGGGCGCGACCCGTGGGTGCACCCGCACCTGCGCGTGCGGCTGCACCTCGAGGACGCGCCCACCGGGGCCACGGCCCTCGACTTCGTCGACCAGCGCACGTTCGGGCACCTCTCGGTCGCGGACCTCGTGCCTACGCCCGACGGCGCCCCGGGCGGCCTCGGCACCGACGAGCCCGCGGTGCCCGGCCCGGTCGCGCACATCGCCCGCGACCTGCTCGACCCGGTCGTCGCCCCCGGCACGCCCGGCCGCGCGGCCCTCGTCGCCGCGATCAGGCGCCGCCGCACGGTCGTCAAGCGCGCGCTGCTCGACCAGACGCTCGTCAGCGGCGTCGGGAACATCTACGCCGACGAGGCCCTGTGGCGCGCCCGCCTGCACTACGCGCGCGCCACCGACGCGCTGCGGCCCACCGACGTCGCCCGCGTGCTCGACGCCGCCGAGGAGGTCATGCGCGAGGCCCTCGCCGTCGGCGGCACGAGCTTCGACGCCCTCTACGTCAACGTCAACGGCGAGTCGGGCTACTTCGCGCGCGGCCTGGCGGCGTACGGCCGCGAGGGCGAGCCGTGCCCGCGCTGCGGCACGCCGATCCGCCGCGAGGCCTT
- the rnc gene encoding ribonuclease III → MRPAPTALLEKLGVHLDPELLVLALTHRSFAHEAGGIPHNERLEFLGDSVLGVVVTEALYRRHPDVSEGELAKMRAATVSQRALAAVARELDLGAYVLLGKGERRTRGFDKDSILSDTVEAIIGATYISHGLETARALVHRLVDDTLDAAAGLGAGLDWKTSLQEACAERGFAAPAYQVDAEGPEHARTFHAQVVAGPVMGLGHGSAKKHAEQEAAEEAYRALVALPVDAAPAEPGA, encoded by the coding sequence ATGCGGCCGGCGCCGACCGCTCTTCTCGAGAAGCTCGGGGTCCACCTGGACCCCGAGCTTCTCGTGCTTGCCCTCACGCACCGCTCGTTCGCCCACGAGGCCGGCGGCATCCCGCACAACGAGCGGCTCGAGTTCCTGGGCGACTCCGTGCTGGGCGTCGTCGTCACCGAGGCGCTGTACCGCCGCCACCCCGACGTGAGCGAGGGCGAGCTGGCGAAGATGCGCGCGGCCACGGTGTCCCAGCGGGCGCTCGCCGCGGTGGCGCGTGAGCTCGACCTCGGCGCGTACGTGCTGCTCGGCAAGGGCGAGCGGCGCACGCGCGGCTTCGACAAGGACTCGATCCTCTCCGACACCGTCGAGGCGATCATCGGCGCGACGTACATCTCGCACGGCCTGGAGACGGCGCGCGCGCTGGTCCACCGCCTGGTCGACGACACGCTCGACGCCGCCGCCGGCCTGGGCGCCGGGCTCGACTGGAAGACGTCCCTCCAGGAGGCCTGCGCCGAGCGCGGGTTCGCCGCACCGGCCTACCAGGTCGACGCCGAGGGCCCCGAGCACGCGCGGACCTTCCACGCGCAGGTCGTGGCCGGCCCGGTCATGGGCCTGGGCCACGGCTCCGCCAAGAAGCACGCCGAGCAGGAGGCCGCCGAGGAGGCGTACCGCGCCCTCGTCGCGCTGCCCGTGGACGCCGCCCCGGCCGAGCCGGGTGCCTGA
- the rpmF gene encoding 50S ribosomal protein L32 — translation MAVPKRKMSRSNTRARRSQWKTTATALTTCPNCKGQKLSHTACPTCGVYKGRQYAEALRTEHAG, via the coding sequence GTGGCTGTTCCGAAGCGCAAGATGTCGCGCAGCAACACCCGTGCGCGTCGCTCGCAGTGGAAGACCACCGCGACCGCCCTCACGACGTGCCCGAACTGCAAGGGGCAGAAGCTGTCCCACACCGCGTGCCCCACGTGCGGTGTCTACAAGGGCCGCCAGTACGCCGAGGCGCTGCGCACCGAGCACGCGGGCTGA
- a CDS encoding YceD family protein codes for MLDTHELSRRPGTMREFARVVPAPADLGTAVIGIPEGADLTVGLRLEAVMEGVLVSGVVRGTALGECVRCLDPVTQEVTVRVTELFGYPERIHAAQDAGDDELADEESVLDGDLADIEPAVRDSVITALPFQPLCRPDCPGLCSECGARLADDPGHTHDVVDPRWSALQAMLEQTSVTDETKES; via the coding sequence GTGCTCGACACGCACGAGCTCTCGCGGCGTCCCGGCACCATGCGCGAGTTCGCTCGCGTCGTGCCCGCGCCCGCGGACCTGGGCACGGCGGTCATCGGCATCCCCGAGGGGGCCGACCTCACCGTGGGTCTGCGCCTCGAGGCCGTCATGGAGGGCGTCCTGGTCTCCGGCGTCGTGCGCGGCACGGCTCTCGGGGAGTGCGTGCGGTGCCTTGACCCGGTGACCCAGGAGGTCACCGTGCGGGTCACGGAGCTGTTCGGCTACCCCGAGCGCATCCACGCGGCACAGGACGCCGGCGACGACGAGCTGGCCGACGAGGAGTCGGTGCTGGACGGGGACCTGGCGGACATCGAACCCGCGGTTCGTGATTCCGTCATTACTGCACTACCATTTCAGCCGCTGTGCCGTCCGGACTGCCCCGGCCTGTGCTCCGAGTGCGGAGCACGCCTTGCGGACGACCCGGGCCACACCCATGACGTCGTCGACCCTCGCTGGTCGGCGTTGCAAGCCATGCTCGAGCAGACGAGCGTGACCGACGAGACGAAAGAGAGCTAG
- the coaD gene encoding pantetheine-phosphate adenylyltransferase, which translates to MTIAVCPGSFDPFTLGHLDVVRRARTLFDGVVVGVAKNAGKTGLLTLDERVEIVRAALAADPATADVRAEVVPGLVVDFCREVGATAMVKGLRGGGDLDAELPMALANRHLTGVETVYLPADPAYAHVASSLVKDIARHGGAIEDMVPDGVAAVVRAALAAQQR; encoded by the coding sequence GTGACCATCGCCGTCTGCCCAGGGTCGTTCGACCCCTTTACGCTCGGCCACCTCGACGTCGTGCGCCGCGCCCGGACGCTCTTCGACGGTGTCGTCGTCGGCGTCGCGAAGAACGCCGGGAAGACGGGGCTGCTCACGCTCGACGAGCGCGTCGAGATCGTGCGTGCGGCCCTCGCCGCCGACCCCGCGACCGCCGACGTGCGCGCCGAGGTGGTGCCCGGGCTGGTCGTCGACTTCTGCCGCGAGGTGGGCGCGACCGCCATGGTCAAGGGGCTGCGCGGCGGCGGGGACCTGGACGCGGAGCTGCCCATGGCGCTCGCGAACCGGCACCTGACCGGCGTCGAGACGGTGTACCTGCCCGCCGACCCGGCGTATGCGCACGTCGCGTCGTCGCTGGTCAAGGACATCGCGCGGCACGGCGGGGCGATCGAGGACATGGTGCCCGACGGCGTCGCCGCGGTGGTGCGCGCGGCGCTGGCGGCCCAGCAGCGGTAA
- the rsmD gene encoding 16S rRNA (guanine(966)-N(2))-methyltransferase RsmD, translating into MFADGARPLVRLARMTRIVAGTVGGRTLQVPSKGTRPTSERTREAIFSRLAHYEVLDGARVLDLYAGSGALGLEAASRGAVAVTLVDSARGAVDVARRNVASLGLGATVRVVGDDAARFAAGLAAAPGEPLDLVFLDPPYDLSEASLAGVLAALAAPGVLSPDAVVVVERSTRSAEPAWPAGLALLARKDYGETAVYYADPS; encoded by the coding sequence GTGTTCGCCGACGGCGCACGCCCGCTCGTTAGGCTCGCCCGCATGACCAGGATCGTGGCGGGCACCGTCGGCGGCCGCACCCTGCAGGTGCCGTCCAAGGGCACGCGCCCCACCAGCGAGCGCACCCGGGAGGCGATCTTCAGCCGCCTCGCGCACTACGAGGTGCTCGACGGCGCCCGCGTGCTCGACCTGTACGCGGGGTCGGGCGCGCTGGGCCTCGAGGCGGCGTCGCGCGGGGCGGTCGCGGTGACGCTCGTGGACTCGGCGCGCGGCGCCGTCGACGTCGCGCGGCGGAACGTCGCCTCGCTGGGCCTGGGCGCGACCGTCCGCGTGGTGGGCGACGACGCCGCGCGCTTCGCGGCCGGCCTCGCGGCGGCGCCGGGGGAGCCGCTCGACCTCGTGTTCCTCGACCCGCCCTACGACCTGTCCGAGGCGTCCCTGGCGGGCGTCCTCGCCGCGCTCGCGGCGCCGGGCGTGCTGTCCCCGGACGCGGTCGTCGTCGTCGAGCGCTCGACGCGCAGCGCCGAACCGGCCTGGCCGGCAGGCCTGGCCCTCCTGGCCCGCAAGGACTACGGAGAGACCGCCGTCTACTACGCCGACCCATCCTGA
- a CDS encoding S1C family serine protease: MASPDMAVGPDDVPDDTTGDTPRDGPGDAEALDAYSRAVVAVADAVLPSVASLAVTLPRGAGAGSASVVTADGFLLTSAHVVAGADVAEATFSDGTRMRADVVGRDPLSDLAVLHARGDVPRPVELGDAARLRVGQLVVALGNPLGLAGSVTAGIVSALGRSLPTGNGRVVDEVIQTDAALNPGNSGGVLADSAGRMVGVNTAVAGIGVGLAVPVNATTRGIVTQLMTTGRVRRAFLGIVGAQVPLPPPVAAKVGAPTGLQVADVTTGSPAAEAGLRRGDVVVELDGRRVASVTALQRAMVQDAIGRRAEVTVWRNGALVDVVVYPRELA, encoded by the coding sequence ATGGCCTCCCCTGACATGGCCGTGGGACCGGACGACGTCCCTGACGACACCACCGGCGACACGCCTCGCGACGGCCCCGGCGACGCCGAGGCGCTCGACGCGTACTCGCGCGCCGTCGTCGCCGTGGCCGACGCCGTGCTGCCGAGCGTCGCGAGCCTGGCCGTGACGCTCCCCCGCGGTGCGGGCGCCGGCTCCGCGAGCGTCGTCACGGCCGACGGGTTCCTGCTCACCTCCGCGCACGTGGTCGCGGGCGCCGACGTCGCCGAGGCGACCTTCAGCGACGGGACGCGCATGCGCGCCGACGTCGTCGGGCGCGACCCGCTCTCCGACCTCGCCGTGCTGCACGCACGCGGCGACGTCCCGCGGCCCGTCGAGCTCGGCGACGCCGCCCGGCTGCGCGTCGGGCAGCTCGTCGTCGCGCTCGGCAACCCGCTCGGGCTCGCCGGGAGCGTCACGGCCGGGATCGTCTCGGCGCTCGGCCGCTCGCTGCCCACGGGCAACGGCCGGGTGGTCGACGAGGTCATCCAGACCGACGCGGCGCTCAACCCCGGCAACTCCGGCGGGGTGCTCGCGGACAGCGCCGGGCGCATGGTCGGCGTCAACACCGCGGTCGCGGGCATCGGCGTGGGCCTCGCTGTGCCGGTCAACGCGACGACGCGGGGCATCGTCACGCAGCTCATGACCACCGGGCGGGTGCGCCGGGCGTTCCTCGGCATCGTCGGCGCACAGGTGCCGCTGCCGCCGCCGGTCGCCGCGAAGGTGGGCGCGCCCACGGGCCTCCAGGTCGCCGACGTCACCACCGGCAGCCCCGCCGCGGAGGCGGGGCTGCGCCGCGGCGACGTCGTCGTCGAGCTCGACGGGCGCCGCGTCGCGTCGGTCACGGCGCTCCAGCGGGCCATGGTCCAGGACGCCATCGGGCGCCGGGCCGAGGTGACGGTGTGGCGCAACGGGGCGCTCGTCGACGTCGTCGTCTACCCGCGCGAGCTCGCCTGA
- a CDS encoding ATP-dependent DNA helicase RecG codes for MSVGRLHEPLTRLLGTRTGNALAKMGLVTVDALLRHYPRRYAEPGQLTDVGALAVGEHVSVLARVARTTMRNFASRTGARLETVVSDGRHELTLTFFAKSAGALRYHEQRLTPGSSGVFSGVVGDYRGTRQLTHPDYLMVGEGGDVADDESALYLASLPIPMYPATAAMPTWKLQRCVRTVLDTLTEDDVPDPVPDEVRARAGMPSRFEALRLVHTPQHTQEAYRGRHRLRFEEAFVLQAAIAQRRARTAAEDATARPGRPGGLLAAFDAALPFTLTSGQVSVGEDLAHDLAQPRPMQRLLQGEVGSGKTVVALRAMLQVIDAGGQAALLAPTEVLAAQHARTLRALLGPLAEGGLLGGAEDGTRVALLTGSLPATARKTALLQAASGEAGIVVGTHALLSENVQFADLGLVVVDEQHRFGVEQRDALRAKGRVAPHLLVMTATPIPRTVAMTVFGDLEVSSLTQVPAGRSGITTVVVPAANARWMERTWQRVREEVDAGHRAYVVCPRIHPDSPGSPGSSEVPAAERGDLWGGGDEVSGKAKAAADDFDELPDFLALASADAPERTPLRAVLEVAEQLRETPALAGLAVDVLHGQLPPAEKDAAMARFAAGTSQVLVSTTVVEVGVDVPEATVMVVFDADRFGLSQLHQLRGRVGRGSAPGLCLLVSTAEPGTPAAARVEALAETTDGFRLAQLDLELRSEGDVLGAAQSGRTSGLRLLRVVKDADLIEEARRESAAVVAADPDLADHPALAAAIADQLDAEQEEFLERA; via the coding sequence GTGAGCGTCGGGCGCCTGCACGAGCCGCTGACGAGGCTGCTCGGCACGCGCACGGGGAACGCGCTGGCCAAGATGGGGCTCGTCACGGTGGACGCCCTGCTGCGGCACTACCCGCGCCGGTACGCCGAGCCGGGCCAGCTCACCGACGTCGGGGCGCTCGCGGTCGGCGAGCACGTCTCGGTGCTCGCACGGGTCGCGCGCACGACGATGCGCAACTTCGCGTCCCGCACGGGGGCGCGGCTGGAGACGGTCGTCTCGGACGGCCGCCACGAGCTGACCCTGACCTTCTTCGCCAAGAGCGCGGGCGCGCTGCGCTACCACGAGCAGCGGCTCACGCCCGGGTCGTCGGGCGTGTTCAGCGGCGTCGTGGGCGACTACCGCGGCACCCGGCAGCTCACCCACCCCGACTACCTCATGGTCGGCGAGGGCGGCGACGTCGCCGACGACGAGTCGGCCCTGTACCTGGCGAGCCTGCCCATCCCGATGTACCCCGCGACGGCGGCGATGCCGACGTGGAAGCTGCAGCGCTGCGTGCGCACCGTGCTCGACACCCTCACCGAGGACGACGTGCCCGACCCCGTGCCGGACGAGGTGCGCGCCCGCGCCGGCATGCCGTCGCGGTTCGAGGCGCTGCGGCTCGTGCACACGCCGCAGCACACGCAGGAGGCGTACCGGGGCCGGCACCGGCTGCGGTTCGAGGAGGCGTTCGTGCTCCAGGCGGCGATCGCGCAGCGGCGGGCCCGCACGGCCGCCGAGGACGCGACCGCCCGCCCCGGGCGCCCGGGCGGGCTGCTCGCCGCGTTCGACGCCGCGCTGCCCTTCACGCTGACGTCCGGGCAGGTGTCCGTGGGCGAGGACCTCGCGCACGACCTCGCCCAGCCGCGGCCCATGCAGCGGCTCCTCCAGGGCGAGGTCGGCTCGGGCAAGACCGTCGTCGCGCTGCGGGCCATGCTCCAGGTGATCGACGCCGGCGGGCAGGCCGCGCTGCTCGCGCCCACCGAGGTGCTCGCCGCGCAGCACGCCCGGACGCTGCGCGCGCTGTTGGGCCCGCTGGCCGAGGGCGGGCTGCTCGGCGGGGCGGAGGACGGCACGCGCGTCGCGCTGCTCACCGGCTCGCTGCCCGCCACGGCCCGCAAGACGGCGCTGCTCCAGGCCGCGTCCGGGGAGGCCGGCATCGTCGTCGGCACGCACGCGCTGCTCAGCGAGAACGTGCAGTTCGCCGACCTCGGCCTCGTCGTCGTCGACGAGCAGCACCGGTTCGGCGTCGAGCAGCGCGACGCGCTGCGCGCCAAGGGCCGCGTGGCCCCGCACCTGCTGGTCATGACGGCGACGCCGATCCCGCGCACGGTCGCCATGACGGTCTTCGGCGACCTCGAGGTGTCCTCGCTGACGCAGGTCCCGGCCGGACGGTCCGGGATCACCACGGTCGTGGTGCCCGCCGCCAACGCCCGCTGGATGGAGCGCACGTGGCAGCGCGTGCGCGAGGAGGTCGACGCGGGACACCGCGCCTACGTCGTGTGCCCGCGCATCCACCCTGACTCCCCGGGGTCCCCGGGGTCCTCGGAGGTCCCCGCAGCGGAGCGAGGAGACCTCTGGGGTGGGGGCGACGAGGTGTCGGGCAAGGCCAAGGCCGCCGCCGACGACTTCGACGAGCTGCCCGACTTCCTCGCCCTCGCCTCCGCGGACGCCCCCGAGCGCACCCCGCTGCGGGCCGTGCTGGAGGTGGCCGAGCAGCTCCGGGAGACGCCCGCGCTCGCGGGGCTCGCCGTGGACGTGCTGCACGGCCAGCTGCCGCCCGCCGAGAAGGACGCGGCCATGGCCCGCTTCGCCGCCGGGACCTCGCAGGTGCTCGTCTCGACCACGGTCGTCGAGGTGGGCGTTGACGTGCCCGAGGCCACCGTCATGGTGGTGTTCGACGCCGACCGGTTCGGGCTCTCGCAGCTGCACCAGCTGCGCGGGCGCGTCGGGCGCGGGTCGGCACCGGGCCTGTGCCTGCTGGTCTCGACGGCGGAGCCCGGCACCCCCGCCGCCGCGCGCGTCGAGGCGCTGGCCGAGACCACCGACGGCTTCCGCCTCGCCCAGCTCGACCTCGAGCTGCGCTCCGAGGGCGACGTGCTCGGCGCCGCCCAGTCCGGCCGCACGTCCGGGCTGCGGCTGCTGCGCGTCGTCAAGGACGCCGACCTCATCGAGGAGGCCCGCCGCGAGTCGGCCGCCGTCGTCGCGGCCGACCCGGACCTGGCGGACCACCCGGCGCTCGCGGCGGCCATCGCCGACCAGCTCGACGCCGAGCAGGAGGAGTTCCTGGAGCGCGCGTGA
- a CDS encoding DAK2 domain-containing protein codes for MPDADARVTDALDAPVVRAWARLAAGALGRERDAIDDVNVFPVADGDTGTNMHQTVREGARAVAAAPGDAGAAALLRRLARGALLGARGNSGVILSEWLRGVAVAATRGDAFARALDVAAGTARAAVAHPEPGTILTAADVAAAAARDVAARPGASADDVLEAAVRGAREAASSSVATLAPLARAGVLDAGACGLVLVLDALRVARRFAGADAGSPAPAPGGDGAGGGGAGTTARSAVPVATTTMLAVLPVTLGLEMTGHDTVHADAAEPHVDGHHGGHTDADELEVMFVLRRPAGALEFPDGGVAEVLRSDLAAVGGSVVVVGGADLGSDEDSAWQAHVHTPDLPAALAVARRWAGRGRVEPVHVRHLAVPDGTLAVVASTDAPALAAELARAGAVVLVPVPPVGVFPRDLALAALSAGPRTVLVLSGAAGAARAAVGRLAAEHGDDRPDATGSEGARDQERCREDADQDGSPPDVVALDTPTDVHAAVVVAALAAAADDPQADVVDAVRGALGGLRAAVTDADDAEEALRVLLGEGGEVVTVLADDGVRAEVVAELEDLAEERGAECVPLRTGRPGTGVAIGVEP; via the coding sequence GTGCCGGACGCCGACGCGCGCGTGACCGACGCGCTCGACGCCCCCGTCGTCCGCGCCTGGGCCCGGCTGGCCGCCGGCGCCCTGGGCCGCGAGCGCGACGCCATCGACGACGTCAACGTGTTCCCCGTCGCGGACGGGGACACCGGGACGAACATGCACCAGACCGTGCGCGAGGGCGCCCGCGCCGTCGCCGCCGCGCCCGGCGACGCCGGGGCGGCCGCGCTGCTGCGGCGGCTCGCGCGCGGGGCGCTGCTCGGTGCGCGCGGCAACTCCGGGGTGATCCTGTCCGAGTGGCTGCGCGGCGTCGCCGTCGCCGCCACGCGCGGCGATGCTTTTGCCCGCGCCCTCGACGTCGCGGCCGGGACCGCCCGCGCGGCCGTCGCGCACCCCGAGCCGGGCACCATCCTCACGGCGGCCGACGTCGCCGCGGCCGCCGCCCGCGACGTCGCCGCGAGGCCCGGGGCGAGCGCCGACGACGTGCTCGAGGCCGCCGTGCGCGGGGCGCGCGAGGCCGCGTCGTCGTCCGTGGCGACGCTCGCCCCGCTGGCCCGCGCGGGCGTGCTCGACGCCGGGGCGTGCGGCCTGGTGCTCGTGCTCGACGCGCTGCGTGTGGCCCGCCGGTTCGCGGGCGCCGACGCGGGCAGCCCGGCGCCCGCGCCGGGCGGCGACGGGGCGGGAGGCGGCGGGGCGGGGACGACCGCCCGGAGCGCCGTGCCGGTGGCGACCACGACGATGCTCGCCGTGCTGCCCGTGACCCTCGGCCTGGAGATGACCGGCCACGACACCGTGCACGCCGACGCCGCCGAGCCGCACGTCGACGGGCACCACGGCGGGCACACCGACGCCGACGAGCTCGAGGTGATGTTCGTGCTGCGCCGGCCCGCCGGGGCGCTCGAGTTCCCCGACGGCGGCGTGGCCGAGGTCCTGCGCTCCGACCTGGCGGCCGTGGGCGGCTCGGTCGTCGTCGTGGGCGGGGCGGACCTCGGGTCCGACGAGGACTCCGCCTGGCAGGCGCACGTGCACACGCCCGACCTGCCCGCCGCGCTGGCCGTGGCCCGGCGGTGGGCCGGGCGCGGGCGCGTCGAGCCCGTCCACGTGCGCCACCTCGCGGTGCCCGACGGCACGCTCGCCGTCGTCGCGAGCACGGACGCGCCGGCGCTCGCCGCCGAGCTGGCCCGGGCCGGGGCCGTGGTGCTCGTGCCCGTCCCGCCCGTCGGCGTCTTCCCGCGCGACCTCGCGCTCGCCGCGCTGTCCGCCGGGCCGCGCACGGTGCTCGTGCTCAGCGGCGCGGCCGGCGCGGCCCGCGCGGCCGTCGGACGGCTCGCGGCCGAGCACGGGGACGACAGGCCTGACGCGACCGGGAGCGAGGGAGCCCGGGACCAGGAGCGTTGTCGCGAGGACGCCGACCAGGACGGGTCGCCGCCCGACGTCGTCGCGCTCGACACCCCGACCGACGTCCACGCGGCCGTCGTCGTCGCGGCGCTGGCCGCGGCCGCGGACGACCCGCAGGCCGACGTCGTCGACGCCGTGCGCGGCGCGCTGGGCGGCCTGCGGGCCGCCGTGACCGACGCCGACGACGCCGAGGAGGCGCTGCGGGTCCTGCTCGGCGAGGGTGGCGAGGTGGTCACGGTGCTGGCCGACGACGGCGTGCGGGCCGAGGTGGTCGCCGAGCTGGAGGACCTGGCCGAGGAGCGCGGCGCCGAGTGCGTGCCGCTGCGCACGGGCCGGCCCGGCACGGGCGTGGCGATCGGCGTGGAGCCGTGA
- the rpmB gene encoding 50S ribosomal protein L28 — protein sequence MAANCDVCGKGPGFGHSISHSHIRTKRRWNPNIQRVRAVVAGTPKRVNVCTSCLKAGKVTRAV from the coding sequence GTGGCTGCCAACTGCGACGTCTGCGGCAAGGGCCCGGGCTTCGGGCACTCGATCTCGCACTCCCACATCCGCACCAAGCGCCGCTGGAACCCGAACATCCAGCGCGTCCGCGCCGTGGTCGCGGGCACGCCGAAGCGCGTGAACGTGTGCACCTCGTGCCTCAAGGCCGGCAAGGTCACGCGCGCCGTCTGA
- a CDS encoding GNAT family N-acetyltransferase produces the protein MTVDLDGVTIRTAGPADASRIAQVHVTSWQSAYADLLPAEYLAGLDPTERARRWESVLAAAGDAARVLLAEQEGRTLGFASFGPSSDEDAEPGTHELYAMYLEPAAWGRGVARELMRTVLGAIPAGTPMTLWVLEGNERAQHFYRRHGFHVDGVERIDEIGGVPLTELRFRRAAS, from the coding sequence ATGACGGTGGATCTCGACGGCGTGACCATCCGGACCGCGGGCCCGGCCGATGCCTCGCGCATCGCCCAGGTGCACGTGACCTCGTGGCAGTCCGCGTACGCGGACCTGCTCCCGGCCGAGTACCTGGCCGGCCTCGACCCGACGGAGCGCGCGCGCCGCTGGGAGTCGGTGCTGGCCGCCGCCGGGGACGCCGCCCGGGTGCTCCTGGCCGAGCAGGAGGGCCGCACGCTCGGCTTCGCGAGCTTCGGCCCGTCCTCCGACGAGGACGCCGAACCGGGCACGCACGAGCTCTACGCGATGTACCTCGAGCCGGCCGCGTGGGGCCGCGGCGTCGCGCGCGAGCTCATGCGCACCGTGCTCGGCGCGATCCCCGCGGGCACCCCCATGACGCTGTGGGTGCTCGAGGGCAACGAGCGCGCCCAGCACTTCTACCGGCGGCACGGGTTCCACGTCGACGGCGTCGAGCGCATCGACGAGATCGGCGGCGTCCCGCTCACCGAGCTGCGGTTCCGGCGCGCCGCCTCGTGA
- a CDS encoding RNA polymerase sigma factor — protein MSGEGRPQEALRSALRDHWGRLLALLAAQYRRLDLAEEGLADAFEAAARTWPEAGVPDNPPAWLLTAARRRVLDVLRREATLARRMPLLEVDAGLAADAQRVMADAGEDVTDELLRLVLLCAHPALSREAAAALTLRLVLGVSTQDVARLFLQQTPTMAARLTRARQRVAGERFAVPPARDLAGRVQRVADVAYLAFTAGYAPGSGSDVVRADLAAEAVRLVRVVRALVADPELDALLALMLLQHSRRDARVRDGELVLLPDQDRTLWHAAEIAEAVDLLSPLVGAPPAPYLLQALVAAEHVVAPSSAGTAWDRVVARYDELLALGESPVVRLHRAVAVAERDGAEAGLAALAGITLRGHRLPAVRAELLARAGRRDDALAAYDAAIALCGNDAERAGLTRRRAGTAAR, from the coding sequence ATGTCGGGTGAGGGGCGTCCGCAGGAGGCACTGCGCTCGGCCCTGCGCGACCACTGGGGCCGCCTCCTGGCCCTGCTGGCGGCGCAGTACCGCCGCCTGGACCTGGCCGAGGAGGGCCTGGCCGACGCCTTCGAGGCGGCGGCCCGCACGTGGCCCGAGGCGGGCGTCCCCGACAACCCGCCCGCCTGGCTGCTCACCGCGGCCCGTCGTCGCGTGCTCGACGTCCTGCGCCGGGAGGCCACGCTCGCGCGCCGCATGCCGCTGCTGGAGGTCGACGCCGGCCTCGCGGCGGACGCGCAGCGCGTCATGGCCGACGCCGGCGAGGACGTCACCGACGAGCTCCTGCGGCTCGTGCTGCTGTGCGCCCACCCGGCCCTGTCCCGCGAGGCCGCGGCCGCGCTCACGCTGCGGCTCGTGCTCGGCGTCAGCACGCAGGACGTCGCCCGGCTGTTCCTCCAGCAGACGCCGACGATGGCGGCGCGCCTGACGCGGGCCAGGCAGCGGGTGGCGGGGGAGCGGTTCGCGGTGCCGCCCGCCCGCGACCTGGCCGGGCGCGTGCAGAGGGTGGCCGACGTCGCGTACCTCGCGTTCACGGCCGGGTACGCGCCCGGCTCGGGCTCCGACGTCGTCCGGGCCGACCTGGCGGCCGAGGCGGTCCGGCTGGTCCGCGTGGTGCGGGCGCTCGTCGCCGACCCCGAGCTGGACGCGCTGCTCGCCCTGATGCTGCTCCAGCACTCGCGCCGCGACGCGCGCGTGCGCGACGGCGAGCTCGTGCTGCTGCCCGACCAGGACCGCACGCTCTGGCACGCCGCGGAGATCGCGGAGGCCGTCGACCTGCTGTCGCCGCTGGTGGGCGCGCCGCCCGCGCCGTACCTGCTCCAGGCGCTCGTCGCCGCGGAGCACGTCGTGGCGCCGTCGTCGGCGGGCACGGCCTGGGACCGCGTCGTGGCGCGCTACGACGAGCTGCTCGCGCTCGGGGAGTCGCCCGTGGTCCGGCTGCACCGGGCCGTCGCCGTCGCGGAGCGCGACGGCGCGGAGGCCGGGCTCGCGGCGCTCGCGGGCATCACGCTGCGCGGTCACCGGCTGCCCGCGGTCCGCGCGGAACTGCTCGCCCGGGCGGGGCGGCGCGACGACGCCCTGGCGGCCTACGACGCCGCGATCGCGCTGTGCGGGAACGACGCCGAGCGCGCCGGCCTCACGAGGCGGCGCGCCGGAACCGCAGCTCGGTGA